The window GGCCTGACATTTGGATGAGATGGCATGCCACgtgacatgccacctcaccaccctcTGCCCTCTCCATTTCTTTCTTCTATCTCCAACCACCATTGAAGCCACACAATTTCTGCAAATCAGATTCAAAATAATTAGTCATGAAACGAACAATATTAGTTCAATGAGTTTAGGAAAAACAAAGCTTGTCAAATCTTCTGTTTCCCTTGTTGCTTTCACTTACGAAATTGGAATTCTAGAAGTGGTAAGCAATTGGAGAGATAGTTACATACATAACATACAtagctttcttttgtttttctgttCACAGTAAATGTGAATTAAACcaagaaaatacatacatacatgcatGCAGACTATCATAATTATCTACAATACATGTCAACAAACAAATAGTTGCTCTCAAAGAAACAGTAAAATCTACACATATTTTAACCTTCCTCATTAATTATATATGCTATTTCAAATTTCTCCATATATATTTATTGTGGCTTAAAGCCTTAAACTGAGATGAAATTGTTTTGCAAGGATTTCTTCCAACGGTCTCATAATCATTTTGGGTTGGAGTTAGATAAATAGACGGTATCCGGGTAAAGTGATAGTAGTGGCGGTTATGGTGATTCCGGTGAGATAGGTTAGTGAAAAAAGAAGATATAATTGTTGGAGGAGATGGTGGTGGGGTGTGACTTCAATGGTGGTTAGAGGTGGCTTTGGTTAGAGGTAGAAGAAAGAAATGGAGAGGGGAGTTTAATTGCCACGGTGGACTGCCATCCGAAGTGGGGGTAAATATTGCTACTTAGGTAACGATAGGGTAAATTTTTGTGCCAAAAGTATAACAAAGGATAAATGTGAACTATTTCCAACGGGGCAAATCTGGccctttttacttttttttctttgaatATATAGGTTGAAATAGGAACCTAATAATAGGTACACACGAAGCACGAGGATCATTAAAGTCGCTATTAGTATAGTGCCCACTTGCAACTTGCAACTTGCAACTTTGCAACTTGTAGCCACAAACCGTTTTAAATATTCAAAGGCAAAAAGCCAACAAGAGAGCTGAGGACTGAGGTGACAAACAGCAAAGCCTCTTGCAACTTGCATATATATCACTATCCCCACCTTCACCTTTTCAATTTAATGACTAAGCTATTCGTAATTGATTCAATTTAATATTTGCAACTTGTGATTTGTTTATTGATAAGATATGCATCAGCTAATTggtctctttttataaaaaaaaattaaagtcacCTTCCAACTTGCAGAGTATCTGTTTGATTCTCATCATGTTCTGTTCTTTCGTTTTTTTGTAATTGTTTGTATATACTCTATCTATCTAtctgttttaatttgtttgaatctatttcctttttagtcagtgctaaaatgaatgacctcttttctaatttggaacaaattcactttatgaatgatttacggccacacaaattttcaaagtttattttgaaccacaaattttaaaagtcttccctctttcttaaatgtcatgcccagtcaaatgaattcatataaattgaaacgggagTATAAAGATAGTGAACActtttcaaaagaaaagaaataaacttTTACATAATATAAGGTGAACATGTTCCCACTTCCTAAGGCAACTTGCATCCTACCTCCAACCCCCATTATTCTTCTAATGGGAATTAATTTCTTTATTGCACATTTGCacatttatttctctttttttatCCTTGATGGAAATGTATGTCTCTTTTCTTgcaaaaatacttttaaacaaTAAATAATTCTAAGAAGAACTGATATGATATACTGATGCACCGAATGAGCCTATTGCAATGGTAAAAAActctttatttttcataaaaacataGTGTTTACTGGTCAATTCCAGATCTGTCTTTGAAAAATAATCATTGTCATATAACTTCAAATTCACGAATGAAACTCCATGACATGCTATTTGTGAATTTTACCGTTGCTTTTCTGGTTATTACAATCCTAGTACATCGCACATGAAATTTCAAACCCAAATTTGGAGaggaaaaaatataaataatgtcaGATTCCAATGTGCAAGTTGATGGTTTCTGCAGCACTACTCTTAGGAGGTTACGAACTAACGTGCGCGCTATTTGCTGAAACTCCCTAATCGATAATAAATTAATGAATCGTTGTTAAGAAAcgtatttatatcaaaatacaaAGGGTACATCGTACTTAATTTCGTCTTAGTACGGGAACCTGTGATTAATTTAATCTAATTGCCTTTCTGCATTGATTATATAATATGATCAATTAGCTTAGCTATAGCGTTAACCATTCGCTGTATTCAAGAGTCGGCCACTTCAAGTGGACTAATGCATTTCACCTTAttaacccccaaaaaaaaaaaatgcatttcaCCTTCTAGACCCATTTTTTTTATTCTTTCGTTTCTCTGATCCAATGAACTCACTAAATTCCTTCCTACTGCTTCAACGTTTATTAAGTCCTACTCATTCCTAAGTAAAATTCAGCTAATTGTAAGCTGGACGGCAATTTATTGAATGACATAATACTTGTTAGGATGAAAACGTTTGTTATTATGCCAATAGCTATAGCAGAAGCAATGCTGTAATTTTATTTCTTATCATACCCATCAAGCAAGTGTTATATTCTATCATAACTTCAACCCGTGCCATCCCAACCCCTTTTATCATCCGATAAACGACTAGAAGTTGTAATTCAGCTAATAAACACTCGAAAGAAGATCTACATGCTTAAAATAAATTAACTAACACGAAGATCACAAAGTAATTACTAAACACAAGCCATTGAGAAAATTTAGAGTATATACATACGTCAGATTATTGTCCTctcaatcctttttttttttttttggcacaaaTCCAGAAACAAGTTAAAACACATCAGTGCAGTGAAACCAAccaaaaaaaatagagaaaaagagAATGAAATTAATTCCGCAATACAAGAttaattgatcaagaacttatcTTCAACAAGTGATCATGACAAGGAGATAAACACATATGATATCATCATCACAAGCATCATCGATCAGTTGTCTTAATTAATTCCTCAACACAAGAGATTTCTGTCAATATATTCAAATTCACGAAGATTTTCGTCTGCTCAAATTCTGTGCGATCTGAGACAACGATTGTAGGTTGCATTTCACAATAGTATCAACAAAAACACACGTTTCTTCTCTAGTATTACCAGGTGGAACATCAACAACGTATGATTCCACGACAGTAGTTGTCCCCAACCCTGAATCCTGTTCCTGATGTAGCGTTGTAACTGATCGATAATTCGCTAACCTGTGGTCCCCACCAATAACACTGAAGCTAATGACGTGGCGCTCGTCATCCAGGATCTCGAGTCTTTCCGTGCTGCTTGCAGCAGGGAGGCCCGAGATCACTCGGACCTCGCGAAGAGTTCCCACGTCACCCTCCCCTACGATGACGTGACAACTCTTCACGAAGTGTTTGTAGGCCTGTGGATTGTCGAAACGACGAACCACAGACCATACTGTGGAAACCGGGGCTGTGATCCGCTGGATCACAGCTGAGCAACACTGGTTGGGACCCACAGGATGCGTATGGTACCGCGCAACAGAATCAGGTACTTCTGTTGAACACGGTATCGGCATGCGTCtctggtggtgttgttgttgttgctgatgtGACTGAGACTGATGTTTGTATGCAAATTCCGGAGAAGTTTTTGAAGTACTAATTCTTTGGAGTAATACAGATGAATCTGGAGAACTTGGAGGCATTTTTTCTCTCTTCTGTTTTATGGCTTTGTGCATCTCTCAGTTATCATTTACTTGTATATATATACTCATACTGTATTGGAAAATAGAGCTAATTAAAGAGAGAGAGTTAGTTGAAGTTGTAAAAGCAAGAAAATAGAGATGGGGGTTCACGTGAGGTTGACAAAAAAAGTGGGACTAGTGGGTTGTAAATGGAAAAAAAACAATGGATCAAGTGGGGTGCAATAAAAAGAGGGCTAAAAGGGGTACAGGATAAGATATTGCAGCCCTTTAATCTGTTCTCTTCCCCATATTCAGTCTCTAATACCTGCATGTAGGGTTGTCAAATTAGCTGGGACCATAACCtaattaaattttgatttttatAAACTAATTAATTGCCAAACATAATTCCTTTTAATCATAGCCATATGTAACTTATCAAataaattaacaagtattttATGGGACAATTTGAATTACATATTTCACCAAACAAAGTCTTAGATGGGTTGTGTCCAAATTGACCGGTCATGAATATGTTCAAGCCCAATTGTTCAAACTTGTGTATATTGACTGGATCACGTGCTAATTTTGTCATCCCTAAATGTGGAGGTATTCAAAGAAAATCGAAAAATCATATATACCAGATGGAAAATCCAAAGAAACATACTACTTGATAAAAGGCAATTTTTCTTTTGGATTGCATTGGTCCGGTACAAAATGTCTACAAGAAAATCGCAATATTTTATTTAGTTTGATTTTACAAATAATGACCGAAAATATCATACCAAACC is drawn from Lycium barbarum isolate Lr01 chromosome 8, ASM1917538v2, whole genome shotgun sequence and contains these coding sequences:
- the LOC132606989 gene encoding abscisic acid receptor PYL4-like, producing the protein MHKAIKQKREKMPPSSPDSSVLLQRISTSKTSPEFAYKHQSQSHQQQQQHHQRRMPIPCSTEVPDSVARYHTHPVGPNQCCSAVIQRITAPVSTVWSVVRRFDNPQAYKHFVKSCHVIVGEGDVGTLREVRVISGLPAASSTERLEILDDERHVISFSVIGGDHRLANYRSVTTLHQEQDSGLGTTTVVESYVVDVPPGNTREETCVFVDTIVKCNLQSLSQIAQNLSRRKSS